Below is a genomic region from Raphanus sativus cultivar WK10039 chromosome 4, ASM80110v3, whole genome shotgun sequence.
CTTGCTCGTCAGTTTGAGGGGCGTCATTCAAAAGGAGTTGCCAAAACTGTCACGAAACAGAGAGTTGAAAGCCACTTCGATTTGGAACTGCGAGCTGCTGTCATGCATGACGTTCTTGATGCCATGCCAGGTTTCCATTCTTTCAAATGTGTTTTTACTTGCGTTTTTAATCATGAAATTGtcctatatttatattttcttgttatGTGCAGAGGGTATCAAGCAAAACAAAGCTCGGACAATATTGCAGCACCTTAGCGAGGCATGGCGATGTTGGAAAGCCAATATCCCCTGGAAGGTCCCTGGGTTACCCGTGCCAATTGAGAATATGATCCTGCGTTATGTCAAGTCTAAGGCTGATTGGTGGACAAATGTTGCTCACTACAATCGTGAGCGTATCAGAAGAGGGGCTACGGTTGATAAGACTGTTTGCAGAAAGAATCTAGGAAGGTTGACTCGTCTCTGGCTAAAGGCAGAACAGGTCTGTACTTTTTCTTTAAATGTCTTCATATTTGCTTAAACAAATTCTATAATAAGCTTCATTTACTGTTTTGAGTAACTTAGTTCCCTGCATTCTTCATTATCAGTTCTCTGATGAATTATCCTTGTAAACCTGTTACAGGAACGGCAGCACAATTACCTGAAAGATGGTCCATATGTCACTCCCGAGGAAGCACTAGCAATTTATACAACTACTGTTCACTGGCTGGAATCGAGGAAATTTTCTCCAATTCCATTCCCGCCATTGTCGTACAAACATGACACAAAGTTGCTTATCCTGGCCCTTGAAAGACTGAAGGAATCATACAGTGTTGCTGTGAGGTTGAATCAGCAGCAGCGGGAGGAGCTTGGTCTGATTGAACAAGCGTATGACAATCCTCATGAAGCTCTGTCCAGAATTAAACGTCATCTTCTCACCCAGCGTGGTTTCAAAGAGGTAGCTTTACCCTTCACTATATATTGGAGCAATGGGTTATATATTGGAGCAATGGGTTGAACATATGTTGTCAACTTACTATGTGAACTGATAGTGAATCCGTTCTCTGCAGGTTGGCATAGAGTTTATGGATCTATACAGCTACTTGATTCCAGTTTATGAAATAGAGCCTCTGGAGAAAATTACTGATGCCTATCTTGACCAATACTTGTGGTACGAGGGTGATAAGCGCCACTTGTTCCCAAACTGGATCAAGCCAGCAGACTCAGAGCCTCCACCACTTCTGGTTTACAAGTGGTGTCAAGGTATCAATAATTTACAAGGCATATGGGACACAGGGGATGGGCAATGTGTGGTGATGCTCCAGACTAAGTTTGAAAAGTTCTTTGAGAAGATCGATTTGACCATGTTGAACAGGTATCTACTAGTTTATTAACGGTAAATTAATTCTCAGCTTTCTGTGCTAATAATAAGTATtctgtgtaattttttttaggcTGCTTCGTTTGGTTCTTGACCACAATATTGCGGATTACGTGTCTGCCAAGAATAATGTGGTTCTGTCTTACAAAGATATGAGTCATACTAACTCGTATGGTCTGATTAGGGGACTTCAGTTTGCATCTTTTGTTGTTCAGTTTTATGGACTACTGCTTGATCTTTTGCTTCTTGGTCTGACTCGGGCGAGTGAAATTGCTGGGCCACCACAGATGCCTAACGAGTTTATGACATTTTGGGATACAAAAGTGGAGACACGCCATCCCATAAGACTGTATTCTCGCTACATAGACAAAGTTCATATAATGTTCAAATTTACCCATGAAGAGGCCAGGGATCTTATTCAGCGTTATCTTACTGAGCATCCTGATCCCAACAATGAAAACATGGTGGGATACAACAATAAGAAGTGTTGGCCAAGAGATGCAAGGATGAGGTTGATGAAACATGATGGTATGCTCTTTCGTTTTATACTCTTCGATAGTCATTCATGCATGCATTTGTTCTTGTGTCTCATTTTTTGTTCATCTTTCAGTCAATCTTGGTAGAAGTGTCTTCTGGGACATGAAGAATCGTCTTCCTCGGAGTATCACAACTTTGGAGTGGGAGAATGGCTTTGTCTCTGTATACAGCAAGGATAATCCTAACCTGCTATTCAGCATGTAATGTTTTATTCGAGTGTTATTGTCCAGTTGTTGCAGCGAGGTCTTCTTTGGGACCATATTTTGTTAGTACTTCTGTCATCACTGATACTCTTGCAATTGTACCTGCAGGTGTGGATTTGAAGTTCGCATACTTCCAAAAATCAGGATGACTCAGGAAGCTTTCAGCAACACAAGAGATGGTGTTTGGAATCTGCAAAATGAGCAGACCAAGGAGAGGACTGCCGTTGCTTTTCTGCGGGTTGATGATGAACATATGAAGGTGTTTGAGAATCGTGTTAGGCAGATCCTCATGTCTTCAGGATCAACCACCTTCACCAAAATTGTCAATAAATGGAATACAGCTCTTATTGGTATATATGTTATGAGCCTGCTTTGTCACCACTGATAGCTTTTCACAATGTGTGGCGAATTAAGCTTAgcgcaactttttttttgtgtacaGGTCTCATGACTTACTTTCGTGAAGCCACTGTGCATACGCAAGAGCTCTTGGATCTACTTGTCAAGTgcgaaaacaaaattcaaacaaGGATTAAGATAGGGCTGAACTCAAAGATGCCTAGTCGGTAAGCAgcgttttattaaattttggtcTACATGTTAGAGCTGTATATTAATCTTTCTGTAGTctgattcttttttattttccttgGCAGATTTCCTCCTGTTATCTTCTACACTCCAAAGGAAATTGGTGGATTGGGAATGCTGTCAATGGGTCATATTTTGATTCCACAAAGCGACCTTCGGTACAGCAAGCAAACAGATGTTGGGGTAACCCACTTTAGGAGTGGAATGAGCCATGAGGAAGATCAGCTTATTCCGAATCTATATCGTTACATACAGCCTTGGGAAAGTGAGTTTATTGATTCACAGCGGGTGTGGGCAGAGTATGCTTTAAAGAGGCAGGAAGCACAGGCCCAAAATAGGCGTCTTACATTGGAGGATTTGGAGGTACGTAACATACTTGTCATACTTGTCATATATTACATCCTTACTTAAGTAGAATTCTGAGATGAATGTTTCTTTACTGGATTGCCTTCTTTTGGTAGCGTGGAAGTTGTTTTTATTCTTTGCTTGATATAGGTTTTTGGGAGTATATCTATGTGTTGCCTTGTTCTTTTTTGGGAGCCCAAATTTAAGATTATTTTGCATTCTATGTCgggtttctaaaatatttttttggcgTGTATGATAATAATATGACAGGATTCTTGGGATAGGGGAATTCCTCGAATAAATACCCTGTTTCAGAAGGATAGGCACACGTTAGCGTATGATAAAGGTTGGAGGGTTCGGACCGACTTTAAGCAGTACCAGGTCCTCAAACAAAATCCTTTCTGGTGGACACACCAGAGGCATGATGGGAAGTTGTGGAACTTAAACAACTACCGAACTGATGTTATCCAAGCTCTTGGAGGTGTTGAGGGTATCCTTGAGCACACGTTATTCAAGGGGACATAGTAAGTCTTCTTTTCCTTTGTTTATCATTGTTTCATGTTAACATTTTCTGTTCAGTTGCTCACAGCTTTTATTTAAGGGTTTCACATCAAGTTTGCTAATTTTTATTGTGCTTTAATTGAAATCAGTTTCCCAACATGGGAGGGTCTTTTCTGGGAGAAGGCATCTGGGTTTGAGGAGTCGATGAAGTATAAGAAGCTGACGAATGCACAGAGGTCTGGTCTGAACCAGATTCCAAATAGAAGATTCACGCTTTGGTGGTCGCCAACAATTAATCGAGCGAATGTGTATGTGGGTTTCCAAGTGCAATTGGATCTGACAGGAATATTTATGCATGGAAAGATTCCTACACTCAAGATATCACTGATTCAGATTTTCCGTGCCCATTTGTGGCAAAAGATCCATGAGAGTGTTGTTATGGATCTTTGTCAAGTATTGGACCAAGAGTTGGATGCTTTGGAGATAGAAACTGTTCAGAAGGAGACAATTCATCCAAGGAAGAGTTATAAGATGAACAGTTCTTGCGCTGATGTTCTTCTATTTGCTGCACATAAATGGCCAATGTCAAAACCAAGCCTGGTTGCTGAGTCAAAGGATGTGTTCGACCAGAAGGCTAGCAACAAGTATTGGATAGATGTGCAACTTCGGTGGGGAGATTATGATTCCCATGATATTGAGCGTTATACTAGGGCCAAATTCATGGATTATACCACTGATAACATGTCAATCTATCCATCTCCAACAGGTATTTACTACTTCTCCAGTTCTGCTTTGTTTTGTTAAGCTTTTACTTTTTGCAGTtcgttttatattttgagaaaatccGTGCAGGTGTAATGATTGGGCTTGATCTGGCATACAATTTGCATTCTGCCTTTGGCAATTGGTTCCCAGGTTCTAAACCTCTTCTAGCTCAGGCGATGAACAAGATCATGAAGgtactaaattttttatatcaGTCTGTCAAGTGCAGAGCcctttttgtttaaatattgaGAATTTTTATGTCAACTTATTGTTTAAACTATGCATATTACAGTCTAATCCAGCTCTGTACGTGTTGAGAGAGAGGATAAGGAAAGGTTTGCAGTTATACTCATCTGAGCCTACAGAGCCATATCTGTCTTCTCAAAACTATGGTGAAATATTCAGCAATCAAATAATATGGTTTGTGGATGATACCAATGTCTATCGTGTGACAATTCACAAGACATTTGAAGGAAATTTAACTACAAAGCCAATCAATGGTGCGATCTTTATCTTCAATCCAAGAACTGGGCAGCTATTCCTGAAGGTATGTCTTCTTCTAGCATTATTTACATTAAGAATATACATGTTGTGACGCAACTTCTTTTTATCAAGTCAATTGGATGTTAAGTAACTGCTTTTTGTTTCTATAGGTTATCCATACAAGCGTTTGGGCTGGTCAGAAGCGTCTTGGTCAGCTAGCGAAATGGAAAACTGCTGAAGAGGTGGCTGCACTTGTGCGGTCTCTCCCTGTTGAAGAACAGCCAAAACAAGTTATTGTTACTCGTAAAGGAATGCTCGATCCCCTTGAGGTCCACTTGCTGGATTTCCCCAACATTGTTATCAAGGGAAGTGAACTGCAGCTTCCGTTCCAGGCTTGCCTTAAGATTGAGAAATTTGGTGATCTGATTTTGAAGGCCACAGAACCACAGATGGTCCTATTCAATATCTATGATGATTGGTTGAAGAGTATCTCTTCGTATACTGCCTTTTCAAGACTCATTCTGATCCTTCGCGCTCTTCACGTGAATAATGAGAAGGCTAAGATGTTGTTGAAGCCCGACAAGTCTGTTGTCACTGAGCCACATCACATCTGGCCCTCTCTCACTGACGACCAGTGGATGAAGGTAATTCCATCTGCCACTTTTCATTTAGTTagtttctttctatttttacatCTTATTCAATAAGATCCCTCTTAACCTGATTTTGTCTCTGATCTTGCGGGTTGAGTTATTTATAGTATATTATACTTCTCTTTTCTGATTCACAACTATGTTTAATTTCAGGTGGAGGTAGCTCTTAGGGATCTTATCCTATCTGACTACGCAAAGAAGAACAATGTGAATACCTCAGCTCTGACACAATCAGAGATCAGAGATATTATCCTTGGAGCTGAGATTACCCCACCTTCTCAACAGAGGCAACAGATAGCTGAGATTGAGAAACAGGTACCCTTAATTGTGATTTCCATCTTGTTTTAGAACAATAAACAAGTCCGTGCATGTAATTCTGTGTTCACTGTGAACCTATTATCTCCTTTGCAGGCAAAAGAAGCCAGCCAGCTTAATGCAGTCACAACAAGAACGACAAATGTTCATGGTGAAGAGCTCATTGTCACTACCACTAGCCCCTACGAGCAAACTGCATTCGGTTCCAAGACAGATTGGCGTGTGCGTGCAATATCAGCTACCAATCTCTACCTCAGAGTCAATCACATCTACGTGAACTCGGATGACATAAAGGTTAGAATCCAATTCACTTTTCAAGTTAAGCAAAAAGCCTTCTCGGGTCTTTGCCCTTAACAATTTTTCTTGCTGTTCACAGGAGACGGGATACACATACATCATGCCAAAGAACATCCTGAAGAAGTTCATATGCGTAGCAGATCTTCGGACTCAAATTGCTGGATATCTGTATGGTATCAGCCCACCGGATAATCCCCAGGTGAAGGAAATCCGTTGTGTTGTGATGGTGCCGCAGTGGGGAAGTCACCAGCATGTGAACCTGCCGTCTGCTCTTCCTGAGCATGATTTCTTGAATGATCTCGAGCCATTGGGATGGCTGCACACACAGCCTAACGAGCTCCCTCAATTGTCACCACAGGTATTATTTTGAACATTTTCTATACCCTTATTTTTCAGCCCATTACTAACTGATGAtgtctgtgattaggatgtgaCCGCTCATTCCCGCATTCTGGAGAGCAACAAGCAATGGGATGGAGAAAAATGTATCATCCTGACATGCAGTTTCACTCCGGGGTCCTGCTCTTTGACATCATATAAGCTGACCCAAGCCGGATATGAATGGGGACGTCTCAACAAGGACACAGGCAGCAATCCTCATGGCTACCTTCCCACCCATTATGAGAAGGTTCAGATGCTATTGAGTGACCGCTTCCTCGGGTTTTACATGGTAAGGAGCGCAGCAGTaattgtatctttttttttgtccctGATGATGATATAACACACGCTGATCATTGAGAATTGTATTGTTGTGATATATAGGTTCCTGAGAACGGACCGTGGAACTACAACTTTATGGGCGTGAAGCACACGGTGGGCATGAAATACAGCGTTAAACTTGGATCCCCCAAGGAGTACTATCACGAGGAACATCGACCCACTCATTTCCTCGAGTTCAGCAACATGGAAGACGCTGACATCGTTGAGGGAGATCGTGAAGACACCTTTGCTTGATCATTATGTTTTTACCATGTTATGTACTACGAGTGACTTGAGTTTTACTCGTGTGTGTGGTAGTATTGTAATGTACCCAAGTCTATGACATCTTTTGCCACTAGAGCTAAAATCTTTTTATGTAAAAACTTATAGTTACCtttcaaaactaaaatgttATTTGAAAGCTTGAGAGGTAGAAAGGCAACTAACTTTCTTGTAACAAAAGGGGAAAAAGCTTCGTATCTTTCTTTTtgatccaaaaataaaattggatGGGAGTTAAATCCCAAGTTCAAACCCAAATTACACCCAGATCCATGCCATCCTAATGGTGCTTTAAAAGTGTTGAGAGATTTCTGGGAGATTGCAAGCTCAACTACACCGGAAAGTATACTGCGATAAAGTCATAGCTGTTATAAATAAAAGGTGAAGTAAaagattatataattatatatatattgttttgttggTGGTGAgcaacgagagagagagagtatatgAGATTGAGTTTTTATGATTCAACTtaacttctcttcttctttcacgTTTCATATATATAGTACAAGAATAAGATGCTTAGTCATCTTGTGTTTAATGAGAAGAAGACAGGTGCATGATGATGGTGATAGATGACTTAGTGACATCTGTTGTACAAGATGAATCATCATATTTATAATACTCCCCCTTGATTATTCATCTTGTATTACGTaatgcctcgttaaaaacctaatcatggaaaaacccaatgggataaaaaccatgacAAGGAAAAAAAGAGTACACTGACGTAATCTCTCCCTGAGAATAATGGACATAGCTTTCTCTTCACAAGTCACGCAAACGTCGCATCCCGATACCGTCGACGTGTTTCTGGAATGTTGTAGTCAGAAGAGACTTGGTGAACAAGTCAGCCGGATTGTCGCATGACCGTACATATTCGATGtccacttctttatttttctcgagCTCCCGAATGTACGAGAAAAATCCTGGAGGGATGTGCTTCGTTCTGTCGCTCTTGATATAACCTTCTTTGAGTTGAGCGACGCAAGCCGAAttatcttcaaaaactttcGTCGGCTCTTTCTTATTAACTATTCCGCTTGAATCTTGTATGTGGTGGCTCATTAACCTCAACCACACACATTCTCGACATGCTTCGTGAAGCGCGATAGTCTCTGCATGGTTTGAAGAAGTTGCAACCAGAGTTTGTTTCTGGGACCGCCAAAAGATCGCGGTTCCACCAATTGtaaaaacatagccggtttgcgATCGAGCTTTATGAGGATCTGATAAGTATCCTGCATCTGCAAGACCAACCATACCAAACTCGGGTTTTCTAAAATACATTAACCCTAAATCAACTGTACCTTGCAAATAACGGAATAGATGTTTTATTCCGTTCCAATGCCTGTGAGTAGGAGCAGAGCTATATCTTGATAAGGTACTTCAGGACCTAATATCTTCTCGCTATCTTCACAGGGCCTTTTCGTATAGTTTGATTGATGCACAAATATTCCTTCTCGGAGATGCTCTATTTGGAGCCCAAGACAAAACTTTGTCTTGCCGAGATCTTTCATTTCGAACTCCTCTTTCATATGAGTTCGAGCATCATCAACCTCCTTTTGAGTTCCAATCATGTTCAGGTCATTTACATATACAGCGATGATCACAAAGCCAGATGACTTTCTTAACAAAAACGCAGGGACATATCGCATTGTTTACATATCCTTTACTCAAGAGATAGTCATTTAAGCGATTGTACCACATGCGTCCGGATTGCTTTAATCCGTATAGTGATCGCTGTAACTTGACCGAACATACCTCCCTGgatttttctttcaatgccCCTGGCATTTTCATTCCTTCAGGGAGTCTCATCATTATCCAACGATCCATACAAATAAGTTGTCACAACGTCTATGAGATGCATTTCAAGACTTTTTGACGCCGTAAGGctcatcaaaaatctaaacgtAATTGCATCCATTACCGGGGAATACGTTTCCTCAAAATCAACTCCCGGTCTCTGAGAAAAACCTTGGGCTACTAATCGGGCTTTATATCGTGTtacttcattcttttcatttctttttctcacgaaTACCCACTTATACCCAACAGGATTTATATTCTCAGGTGTTATGACAATAGGTCCAAAGACACTTCTTTTATTCAGGGAGAGTAATTCAATTTGAATGGCCTTCTTCCACTCCTCCCAATCATGTCTTTTCTGACATTCTAAAATGGACCTTGGATCGGGATCATCACTTTCGTGATTGATTTCTTTGGACACAGAAAAGG
It encodes:
- the LOC108854029 gene encoding pre-mRNA-processing-splicing factor 8A, giving the protein MWNNNDGMPLAPPGTGGPMIPPPHPSYAPLPPPSSNPTPPPVEPTPEEAEAKLEEKARKWMQLNSKRYGDKRKFGFVETQKEDMPPEHVRKIIRDHGDMTSKKFRHDKRVYLGALKFVPHAVFKLLENMPMPWEQVRDVKVLYHITGAITFVNEIPWVVEPIYMAQWGTMWIMMRREKRDRRHFKRMRFPPFDDEEPPLDYADNLLDVDPLEPIQLELDEEEDSAVHTWFYDHKPLVKTKLINGPSYRKWNLSLPIMATLHRLAGQLLSDLIDRNYFYLFDMPSFFTAKALNMCIPGGPKFEPLYRDMEKGDEDWNEFNDINKLIIRSPLRTEYRIAFPHLYNNRPRKVKLCVYHSPMVMYIKTEDPDLPAFYYDPLLHPISNTNKERRERNVVEDDDDDDFTLPEGVEPLLKDTHLYTDTTAAGISLLFAPRPFNMRSGRTRRSEDIPLVSEWFKEHCPPAYPVKVRVSYQKLLKCYVLNELHHRPPKAQKKKHLFRSLAATKFFQSTELDWVEVGLQVCRQGYNMLNLLIHRKNLNYLHLDYNFNLKPVKTLTTKERKKSRFGNAFHLCREILRLTKLVVDANVQFRLGNVDAFQLADGLQYIFSHVGQLTGMYRYKYRLMRQIRMCKDLKHLIYYRFNTGPVGKGPGCGFWAPMWRVWLFFLRGIVPLLERWLGNLLARQFEGRHSKGVAKTVTKQRVESHFDLELRAAVMHDVLDAMPEGIKQNKARTILQHLSEAWRCWKANIPWKVPGLPVPIENMILRYVKSKADWWTNVAHYNRERIRRGATVDKTVCRKNLGRLTRLWLKAEQERQHNYLKDGPYVTPEEALAIYTTTVHWLESRKFSPIPFPPLSYKHDTKLLILALERLKESYSVAVRLNQQQREELGLIEQAYDNPHEALSRIKRHLLTQRGFKEVGIEFMDLYSYLIPVYEIEPLEKITDAYLDQYLWYEGDKRHLFPNWIKPADSEPPPLLVYKWCQGINNLQGIWDTGDGQCVVMLQTKFEKFFEKIDLTMLNRLLRLVLDHNIADYVSAKNNVVLSYKDMSHTNSYGLIRGLQFASFVVQFYGLLLDLLLLGLTRASEIAGPPQMPNEFMTFWDTKVETRHPIRLYSRYIDKVHIMFKFTHEEARDLIQRYLTEHPDPNNENMVGYNNKKCWPRDARMRLMKHDVNLGRSVFWDMKNRLPRSITTLEWENGFVSVYSKDNPNLLFSMCGFEVRILPKIRMTQEAFSNTRDGVWNLQNEQTKERTAVAFLRVDDEHMKVFENRVRQILMSSGSTTFTKIVNKWNTALIGLMTYFREATVHTQELLDLLVKCENKIQTRIKIGLNSKMPSRFPPVIFYTPKEIGGLGMLSMGHILIPQSDLRYSKQTDVGVTHFRSGMSHEEDQLIPNLYRYIQPWESEFIDSQRVWAEYALKRQEAQAQNRRLTLEDLEDSWDRGIPRINTLFQKDRHTLAYDKGWRVRTDFKQYQVLKQNPFWWTHQRHDGKLWNLNNYRTDVIQALGGVEGILEHTLFKGTYFPTWEGLFWEKASGFEESMKYKKLTNAQRSGLNQIPNRRFTLWWSPTINRANVYVGFQVQLDLTGIFMHGKIPTLKISLIQIFRAHLWQKIHESVVMDLCQVLDQELDALEIETVQKETIHPRKSYKMNSSCADVLLFAAHKWPMSKPSLVAESKDVFDQKASNKYWIDVQLRWGDYDSHDIERYTRAKFMDYTTDNMSIYPSPTGVMIGLDLAYNLHSAFGNWFPGSKPLLAQAMNKIMKSNPALYVLRERIRKGLQLYSSEPTEPYLSSQNYGEIFSNQIIWFVDDTNVYRVTIHKTFEGNLTTKPINGAIFIFNPRTGQLFLKVIHTSVWAGQKRLGQLAKWKTAEEVAALVRSLPVEEQPKQVIVTRKGMLDPLEVHLLDFPNIVIKGSELQLPFQACLKIEKFGDLILKATEPQMVLFNIYDDWLKSISSYTAFSRLILILRALHVNNEKAKMLLKPDKSVVTEPHHIWPSLTDDQWMKVEVALRDLILSDYAKKNNVNTSALTQSEIRDIILGAEITPPSQQRQQIAEIEKQAKEASQLNAVTTRTTNVHGEELIVTTTSPYEQTAFGSKTDWRVRAISATNLYLRVNHIYVNSDDIKETGYTYIMPKNILKKFICVADLRTQIAGYLYGISPPDNPQVKEIRCVVMVPQWGSHQHVNLPSALPEHDFLNDLEPLGWLHTQPNELPQLSPQDVTAHSRILESNKQWDGEKCIILTCSFTPGSCSLTSYKLTQAGYEWGRLNKDTGSNPHGYLPTHYEKVQMLLSDRFLGFYMVPENGPWNYNFMGVKHTVGMKYSVKLGSPKEYYHEEHRPTHFLEFSNMEDADIVEGDREDTFA